The nucleotide window AACCAACCATTTACatgaaaaaaaaactttttaaggTAAGATATGCACATCTCAGATAAAGAAAGAATACATTAGATAGCATAGCATATGGGCATGATTCATCATAACTCAAAACAATTTCATCAGCTTCCCCAATGTGTCTTCAAAATTGCTCTCCAGACATAACATACAACAGTCTCCTTGCGGCCGGAGCTGGAGGCGCCAACCCTGGTATGTCTCTAATGTCTTTGTTGTGGGGATTCACAATCTGATTATCATCAAAACATGTTAGAAACTTAGTTGACAAAATAAAGGGGCCGGGTTTTATATGGAGCGTAATGTACCTTCACAACGATAATAGCAATGACACCAACAACGATAAGAAAAAGAAAAGCCATGATGCATTTATCTGTCGCCACCTGTAAAAAAACATGTTTTAGAATCACGGCagattaaaaacaataattaattAGGTGAAAAGAGTCGAGACCTGGCGTCCTATTTCCTTCACGAGCTGAGATGCTTTTTTGATAGAGAACTGAATGGTGTCTAGTTCGTTAACAATACGACCCATTTGATCGGTCTGAAgaaagaaaaatacaagataAATATTTCAATTAGCATAAATAACTACAAAAGAGATGAGGTCAACGAGCATTTGCTTACTTGGCCTTTCAACTTAGCAGCAGTCTGGGTTCCCACTTCAACTGTTTGATGAACCACCTGTACATATATGTCATATAATGATATAAGTAGGAAGCAATGACGACGTCAACTGACTATTTAAAACTGATTAGTTATGTATCACCTGTTTAGACCGTTCAATGGCCTGATCAGTCTCGTCCATTCTCTGGTTGCCAGCTTGAATAAGCTCTTGATTTGACATTTCTACACAAACATCCATCCAAATCAGTAAAGACGCTTAAATTTGAGCATGCATGTGTTAACTAGTGCACGTTTATAACGGGTCGTATTTaagggtgtaaacaagcccagaggctcgagagctattCGTGACCAGCTTAGATAAAAGCTCGAACAAgtcgagccttaacgagcccaagcccgagctcgagcctgaaatagagctcgtttagttatcgagcccgagcctatAAGCGAGCCCAAACAAAATTTTAGTTTTCTAATAGTGATGATAACATTGGCGAGCCAAGCATTGGCTCGTTTGAGCAATATTGAAGCAAGCTCAAGCCGATCTTTTAGCTCGTTTGaagttgttctcaaaatagctcgaGCCAAGTCAAGCTCGGGCTTTGGGTTTTattcgcgagccgagctcgagctcaaataagtaggcACGTactgagccgagctcgagcctagtctGGCTCGGCccagctcgtttacacccctagtcgTATTAAGTGCCACTTGTAATCACAAGAAAATCTTGTTAAGAGTTCTCAAGACAATATGACATATAGTCAAGATTAAACGGTGAGTCTGATCTAACCAGATGCAACCCGAGTATTGTCATCGGCCATAGGTTCGCTAGCACCTGCCCCCATGTCAAAAAGTTCAACCCTTTTGTTTCCAAGAGTGCTTTGATATCtgcatttaaaaaaaacaaagataTATAAACGGTAAATATACAAAAAAGAACGTATACGGTGCTAAAatgtaaataatatccaaaccgTCGTAAACGTGCTTACGTCTTTCTCAATGCCACATATGAATTCAGCTCTTTGATCTGAAAACACAGTGAACAACAATAAGTGAATCTGAGGGTCAAGTGTCAACACGTGTCTGTAATCCAAAAatgtagccaaaaaaaaaaaaaacacaaaaaaatgtaacgTTCTAAAATATTTTACCATTGATTGCTTCTCATCATTAAGTTTCTTGCTAACATCTGGAGGATTTTTGCTTTCCTCCTCTTTGATTTCACGATCAAACTCTTTAATCAACCTAAATGGAAAAAGGTAAGTTTTTTCATATAGATAAagaaacaagaaacagaaggcgTTTATTACCTTTTGCATTCTCTCATCCTTCCCGTAAGATCCTCCAACTGTTTACTTTGTCGGGTGGAGTCTTTAATCTTGTCCAGCTTCTGAAACCCATTTCTAAACCACAAAAAAACGATAACTATCATTAGAACGGTGTGCTTCCTTTATTCTAAAATTATATACAAGTAAAGACGCGTGTGATATTGTGCCACTTTTGTTCTTTTACTACTTTTAATGGCACCAACATTTACTCGTATAGCCAGATTACTCATGGAATCAAAATCACACACATTCTTAAAAGTTGAAAACCACTTTCATCAGACATCCCGATTGTCAGTTCTATAATCTCTTGTACCGAGCCTATTTTATCCGGTTCTTACTTTATTTTGCTTTAACGTGTATTGTATATAACCAAAATGTCGATCAAACGCGCTTTGTACTGGGAAATGCAAGCTGGTTATTTTAGATCATTTTTTAAAGTTATATATATTAGCTGAACTTACCAAAAATAAAGCTATCTTCTATAAAACCACACTAACGACCAAGTAGGTATTAAAGATGTTCTCagaagttttttttataaaaaaaaggaacTAAAGGGTACCTTTTGAGTAACTTTCTTAACAAAATTTTCCTTCTAGATATGAAAATATttggaaagaaaaaaaatatttaataatgAACAAACTTACCGAGCTAGACTAccttaattttattaaaaaaatattttaaaattagTACATTTCTATTCCTTTCTTTCAACCGCAAGATTTccgtaaaaaaattataaattgcattttcttttcctttctttccaaaatTGAGAACGCAACAGAATCGTACTACCTCTTAAAAGTTTAGcatcaccatccaccaccacTCTG belongs to Helianthus annuus cultivar XRQ/B chromosome 5, HanXRQr2.0-SUNRISE, whole genome shotgun sequence and includes:
- the LOC110877606 gene encoding novel plant SNARE 13 — protein: MANPDLQMNPQMEQIYGEIRDNFRALANGFQKLDKIKDSTRQSKQLEDLTGRMRECKRLIKEFDREIKEEESKNPPDVSKKLNDEKQSMIKELNSYVALRKTYQSTLGNKRVELFDMGAGASEPMADDNTRVASEMSNQELIQAGNQRMDETDQAIERSKQVVHQTVEVGTQTAAKLKGQTDQMGRIVNELDTIQFSIKKASQLVKEIGRQVATDKCIMAFLFLIVVGVIAIIVVKIVNPHNKDIRDIPGLAPPAPAARRLLYVMSGEQF